In one Moritella sp. 5 genomic region, the following are encoded:
- a CDS encoding lipopolysaccharide assembly protein LapA domain-containing protein, producing MKSFIFFIIIACTLALAAAFASSNDQLVDFNYLIALDSFKLSSLLVGAFVSGLVVAGVCMGLLLMKLKLSLSKLKRKSKRQVTELERLRAADIKG from the coding sequence ATGAAATCATTTATCTTTTTTATTATTATCGCTTGTACACTGGCGCTTGCTGCAGCATTTGCTTCGAGCAACGATCAGTTAGTTGATTTTAATTACCTAATTGCGCTAGATTCATTTAAATTATCTTCTCTGCTTGTTGGTGCATTCGTTTCTGGTTTAGTTGTGGCTGGTGTGTGTATGGGGCTGTTGTTAATGAAATTAAAATTATCACTGTCGAAATTAAAACGTAAATCAAAACGTCAAGTTACAGAGCTTGAACGATTACGTGCTGCTGATATTAAAGGTTAA
- the lapB gene encoding lipopolysaccharide assembly protein LapB, whose translation MFELLFLLLPVAAAYGWYMGRRNGRYLQQDKQHTMSREYVTGLNFLLSDQPDKAVDLFIDLLDVDSETIDTHLALGNLFRQRGEVQRAIKIHQNLIARPSLTHEQRNLALLQLARDYLAAGLVDRAEELFLKLIDEPDHRQTALSQLIIIYEQTKEWEQAIAIGIRLKKMGDTKVERKVAHFHCALAASASLVNEPKKRLASLKKALQYDKQCVRASIMLADFYIEQDDYKKAIVWLEHVMTQDIDFVTEILQKLKDCYTEINNEDGFIHFLNDAQNNKAGISVAIALADFTVSSVGLEPAEKLMLNQIVRTPTMKGFYHLMQYQEQAAEEGKAKESLAMLRNLVGEQLKLKPIYRCSQCGFSTKRIYWHCPSCKRWGSVKPIRGLDGE comes from the coding sequence ATGTTTGAACTTTTATTTCTTTTACTTCCTGTTGCCGCCGCGTATGGCTGGTATATGGGTAGAAGAAATGGCCGCTATTTACAACAAGATAAGCAACATACTATGTCTAGAGAGTATGTGACGGGGCTTAACTTTTTATTATCAGACCAACCTGATAAAGCGGTGGATTTATTTATTGATTTACTTGATGTTGATAGTGAAACGATCGATACGCATTTGGCGCTCGGTAATTTATTCCGCCAACGTGGTGAAGTACAACGTGCAATTAAGATCCACCAAAATTTAATTGCACGGCCTTCATTAACGCATGAACAGCGTAACCTTGCATTATTACAACTTGCGCGTGACTATCTTGCTGCGGGTTTGGTTGATCGCGCTGAAGAATTATTTTTGAAATTGATTGATGAACCTGATCACCGTCAAACCGCTCTATCACAACTTATTATTATTTATGAACAGACCAAGGAGTGGGAGCAAGCCATTGCGATTGGAATTAGATTAAAGAAAATGGGCGATACGAAAGTTGAACGTAAAGTGGCACATTTTCATTGTGCGCTAGCAGCCTCTGCATCATTAGTAAATGAGCCTAAAAAACGTTTGGCGAGTCTTAAAAAAGCCTTACAGTATGATAAGCAATGTGTCAGAGCGAGTATCATGCTGGCAGATTTTTACATTGAGCAAGACGATTATAAAAAGGCCATTGTCTGGCTTGAGCATGTAATGACTCAGGACATTGATTTTGTCACCGAGATCTTACAAAAACTAAAAGATTGTTACACTGAAATTAATAATGAAGATGGTTTTATTCACTTTCTTAATGACGCCCAAAATAATAAAGCGGGTATTAGTGTTGCGATTGCATTAGCTGATTTTACAGTGAGCAGTGTGGGGTTAGAGCCAGCTGAAAAGCTGATGTTAAATCAAATTGTTCGCACGCCGACAATGAAAGGCTTTTATCATCTAATGCAGTATCAAGAACAAGCTGCAGAAGAAGGTAAGGCAAAAGAAAGCTTAGCTATGTTACGTAATCTTGTTGGTGAACAGCTTAAGTTGAAGCCGATTTATCGATGTAGCCAATGTGGCTTTAGTACTAAACGAATATACTGGCATTGTCCATCGTGTAAGCGTTGGGGCAGTGTGAAACCTATTCGAGGCTTAGATGGCGAATAG
- the pyrF gene encoding orotidine-5'-phosphate decarboxylase, with the protein MLQESKVVVALDYADEASALNFVDKINPSQCRLKVGKEMFTLFGPEFVRKLVARDFDVFLDLKFHDIPNTVAKAVAAAAELGVWMVNVHACGGQRMMEAAKAALVPYGDKAPILIAVTVLTSMEQEDLAQMGVNITPAEQVIRLATLTQKSGLDGVVCSSQEASMLKKELGDSFLLITPGIRPAGSAAGDQRRIMTPVEAVAAGSDYLVIGRPITQAESPMQVLTEINESLAS; encoded by the coding sequence ATGTTGCAAGAGAGTAAAGTAGTTGTCGCACTTGACTATGCTGATGAAGCAAGTGCATTGAATTTTGTTGATAAAATCAATCCTAGCCAATGCCGTCTGAAAGTAGGCAAAGAAATGTTCACGTTATTTGGACCAGAATTTGTTCGCAAATTAGTTGCACGTGATTTTGATGTATTCTTGGACCTTAAGTTTCATGATATTCCAAATACAGTAGCGAAAGCTGTTGCCGCTGCTGCTGAGTTGGGTGTGTGGATGGTGAATGTACATGCTTGTGGTGGTCAACGTATGATGGAAGCGGCAAAAGCAGCGCTGGTTCCTTATGGCGATAAAGCACCGATTCTGATTGCTGTCACTGTATTAACAAGTATGGAGCAAGAAGATCTCGCACAAATGGGTGTTAATATTACACCTGCCGAACAGGTTATCCGTTTAGCGACGCTAACACAAAAAAGTGGCTTAGACGGTGTCGTTTGTTCTTCACAAGAAGCATCAATGCTGAAAAAAGAATTGGGCGATTCTTTCCTATTGATCACGCCTGGGATTCGACCTGCAGGCTCTGCAGCAGGTGATCAGCGTCGTATTATGACTCCTGTTGAAGCGGTTGCTGCTGGTTCCGATTATTTAGTAATCGGTCGACCAATCACACAAGCTGAATCACCAATGCAAGTGTTAACTGAAATTAATGAAAGTTTAGCGAGCTAA